The following proteins are encoded in a genomic region of Clostridium kluyveri:
- a CDS encoding DUF1492 domain-containing protein, whose product MTAKEYLAQAYRIDQRINSKLEQIVSLRALATKATSTLSDTPPSGTRNVHSMEDTIAKMVDLENEIYVDIDALVDLKREFVFIIKKISNPEYQTLLELRYLCFKTWDQIAVEMGYDLRYIHKLHGKALENCGVNLKEDTKRH is encoded by the coding sequence ATGACTGCTAAAGAATACTTAGCACAGGCCTATCGTATAGACCAGAGAATTAATAGTAAACTTGAGCAGATAGTTTCCTTAAGGGCATTAGCTACAAAAGCTACATCCACATTAAGTGATACACCTCCAAGTGGCACTCGTAATGTGCATTCTATGGAGGACACAATAGCAAAAATGGTGGATTTAGAGAATGAAATATATGTGGATATAGATGCATTAGTTGATTTGAAAAGGGAATTTGTATTTATTATAAAAAAGATTAGCAACCCGGAATACCAAACATTGCTAGAACTTAGATATCTTTGTTTTAAGACGTGGGATCAGATAGCAGTAGAGATGGGATATGACTTACGTTATATTCATAAACTTCATGGAAAGGCATTAGAAAATTGTGGGGTAAATTTAAAAGAGGACACTAAAAGACACTGA
- a CDS encoding phage portal protein, translating to MKFIDRCKLFFTPQNALFEVLQKYSQDFLAGEDVPVDNWRIDVDTAMGFSAVFACNRVLSETLASCPILLYEKDDKGNRHQVTDTPEYGVLHYAPNAEMTPGQFKEFGMTNINLGGNFTAQKVFNLHGELLELRPISWERVRIDIDKSTGRLLYFIDGKTEPKTRDEILHIPGLTLDGYIGITPLSYAALTVDIGLSQDKFERNFYHNRASTSGIFQYPNELGEEAFQRLKKDIKKNYTGLSNAGVPMILEGGGQFKEITMKLTDAQFLESKRFRIEDVCRIFRVPLHLVQDLTRSTNNNIEHQSLEFIVYTMLPWFKRWEENLNLQLLSNDSKRRNRYFEINISGLLRGDIKSRYEAYAQGRQWGWLSVNDIRRLENMNPIENGDRYLEPLNMGEAGKQQEQLKALKEGIFKMVSEGK from the coding sequence TTGAAATTTATAGATAGATGTAAGTTGTTTTTTACCCCACAAAATGCATTATTTGAAGTCCTGCAGAAATATTCCCAGGACTTTTTAGCCGGAGAGGACGTGCCAGTAGACAATTGGAGAATAGATGTAGATACTGCCATGGGATTTTCAGCTGTGTTTGCTTGTAACAGGGTTCTTTCAGAAACACTTGCCAGTTGTCCCATACTTCTTTATGAAAAAGATGATAAAGGTAACAGACATCAGGTAACCGATACCCCTGAATATGGAGTTCTCCATTATGCACCAAATGCTGAAATGACACCGGGGCAATTTAAAGAGTTTGGTATGACAAATATTAACCTTGGTGGAAATTTTACAGCACAGAAAGTTTTTAATCTTCATGGAGAACTTTTAGAACTAAGACCTATATCATGGGAAAGGGTAAGAATTGATATAGATAAAAGCACAGGAAGGCTCCTTTATTTTATTGATGGAAAAACTGAACCTAAAACAAGAGATGAAATACTTCACATTCCGGGACTTACTTTAGATGGTTACATTGGAATAACACCTCTTAGTTATGCAGCTTTAACTGTTGATATAGGTTTATCCCAGGATAAATTTGAAAGAAACTTTTACCATAATAGGGCATCAACCAGTGGAATATTTCAGTATCCAAATGAACTTGGAGAGGAAGCTTTTCAAAGACTTAAAAAAGATATCAAGAAAAACTATACGGGACTTTCCAATGCAGGAGTTCCAATGATACTGGAAGGCGGCGGTCAATTTAAGGAAATAACCATGAAGCTTACAGATGCACAGTTTTTAGAATCCAAAAGATTCAGGATAGAGGATGTGTGCAGGATATTTAGAGTGCCCCTCCACCTAGTACAGGATCTGACAAGGTCTACTAACAATAACATAGAGCATCAGAGCCTTGAATTCATTGTGTACACTATGCTGCCCTGGTTTAAAAGATGGGAAGAAAATTTAAATTTACAGCTTTTATCAAATGACTCAAAAAGGAGAAATAGATATTTTGAGATAAACATAAGTGGTCTTCTCCGGGGAGATATTAAATCCAGATATGAAGCCTATGCTCAAGGCAGGCAGTGGGGATGGCTTTCAGTTAATGATATCAGAAGGCTTGAAAATATGAACCCTATAGAGAATGGTGACCGATATTTAGAACCTCTGAATATGGGGGAAGCAGGAAAACAGCAAGAACAGCTTAAGGCCTTAAAAGAAGGAATATTTAAAATGGTTAGTGAAGGGAAGTGA
- a CDS encoding HNH endonuclease: MNKFQISDDGVYVIGHTKKGEAFLFDSSDYSLLKKYNWSISKRGYVVTKIKRKETPMHKILLGDTKGYDVDHISGNKLNNCRSNLRICTHQQNMFNQRIRRNNTSGFIGVSLMKKINQYEAYVHFSGKKYHMGLYSNAVDAAIARDKGAIKLFGEYANLNFPLNEVNV; encoded by the coding sequence ATGAATAAATTTCAAATTTCTGATGATGGAGTATATGTTATTGGCCACACCAAAAAAGGTGAGGCTTTTTTATTTGATTCTTCTGACTACAGTCTGTTAAAAAAGTATAACTGGAGTATTTCAAAGAGAGGATATGTCGTTACTAAAATAAAAAGAAAGGAAACACCTATGCATAAAATACTATTGGGTGATACAAAAGGCTATGATGTGGATCATATTTCAGGAAATAAATTGAATAATTGTAGGAGTAATCTTAGAATATGCACACATCAACAGAATATGTTTAATCAAAGAATTAGAAGGAATAATACATCTGGATTTATAGGTGTTAGCTTAATGAAAAAAATAAATCAATATGAAGCCTATGTTCATTTTAGTGGTAAAAAATATCATATGGGTCTATATAGTAATGCCGTTGATGCGGCAATTGCTAGAGATAAAGGAGCAATTAAGTTATTTGGTGAGTATGCCAATTTAAACTTCCCATTAAATGAGGTTAATGTGTAG
- a CDS encoding terminase large subunit, protein MLPTSHYNEDRAQFVVDFIQNLKHTKGEWFNKPFILLPWQVEIIKNIFGVVKEDGYRQFTTAYVEIAKKQGKTEMGAALALYMLTADGERGAEIYSCAADRAQASLIYNVAVDMVALCPALKKRLKIIASQKRIVYPAMNSFYQVLSSEAYSKHGINPQAVLFDETHVANREMMNVMLHGASDARRQPLNFLITTAGNDFQSIGYELHQKAVDILEGKKVDQTFYSIIYAASENDDWTLPEVWVKANPSLGITVSEEKMRLACENARQNPADENLFKQLRLCIWVKQSVRWMPMHLWEKCSFEVNPEKLKGRECYGGLDLSSTNDITAFVLIFPPTPTDDKYYVLPFFWIPEDNLKLRVRRDHVPYDIWEKQGFLETTEGNVIHYGFIENFIDELGTQFNIKEIAFDRWGAVQMVQNLEGLGFTVVPFGQGYKDMSPPTKELMKITLEQKIAHGAHPVLSWMMDNVYVRTDPAGNIKPDKSKSTEKIDGVVALVMALDRAIRREMKENIYEKRGMRSLLD, encoded by the coding sequence ATGCTGCCTACCTCTCACTATAATGAGGATAGGGCACAGTTTGTTGTGGACTTCATTCAAAATTTAAAACATACCAAGGGAGAATGGTTCAACAAACCTTTTATACTTCTTCCTTGGCAAGTGGAAATTATTAAGAATATATTTGGTGTTGTTAAAGAAGATGGATATAGGCAGTTTACAACAGCCTATGTGGAAATAGCAAAAAAGCAAGGTAAAACGGAAATGGGAGCCGCACTTGCACTTTATATGCTTACAGCGGATGGTGAAAGAGGTGCAGAAATTTACAGTTGTGCCGCAGATAGAGCACAGGCTAGTCTGATTTACAATGTTGCAGTAGATATGGTTGCATTATGTCCTGCACTTAAGAAAAGGCTTAAAATAATAGCTTCTCAAAAAAGAATAGTATATCCTGCAATGAATTCTTTTTACCAAGTATTATCAAGTGAGGCATACTCAAAACACGGGATTAACCCTCAAGCTGTTTTATTTGATGAAACTCATGTAGCAAACAGGGAAATGATGAATGTAATGTTACATGGTGCAAGCGATGCTAGAAGGCAGCCTTTGAATTTTTTAATTACAACAGCAGGCAATGATTTTCAGAGTATAGGTTATGAATTACATCAGAAAGCTGTAGATATTTTGGAGGGTAAAAAAGTAGACCAGACTTTTTATTCAATAATTTATGCTGCTTCGGAAAATGACGACTGGACTTTACCAGAAGTATGGGTAAAAGCAAATCCTTCTCTTGGTATTACAGTTTCAGAGGAAAAGATGCGATTAGCTTGTGAAAATGCAAGGCAGAATCCAGCAGATGAAAATTTGTTTAAGCAATTGAGGCTTTGTATTTGGGTTAAGCAATCTGTAAGATGGATGCCAATGCATTTATGGGAGAAATGTTCTTTTGAAGTTAATCCTGAAAAGTTAAAGGGAAGAGAATGTTATGGTGGACTTGACCTATCAAGCACCAATGATATTACAGCTTTTGTACTAATCTTTCCTCCAACACCAACAGATGATAAATATTATGTTCTTCCTTTCTTTTGGATACCAGAGGATAACTTAAAATTAAGGGTTAGAAGAGACCATGTACCTTACGATATCTGGGAGAAGCAGGGCTTTCTAGAAACTACAGAAGGAAATGTTATTCACTATGGTTTTATTGAAAATTTCATAGATGAACTTGGAACACAATTTAATATAAAGGAAATAGCTTTTGACCGCTGGGGAGCCGTGCAGATGGTACAAAATTTGGAAGGTTTGGGTTTTACAGTAGTTCCTTTTGGACAGGGATACAAGGACATGAGTCCACCTACCAAGGAGCTTATGAAAATAACTCTGGAGCAGAAAATAGCCCATGGGGCACATCCAGTTTTAAGCTGGATGATGGATAATGTTTATGTTAGAACTGACCCTGCGGGAAATATAAAACCTGATAAATCAAAATCTACTGAAAAAATAGATGGAGTCGTAGCACTTGTTATGGCACTGGATAGGGCAATAAGGAGAGAAATGAAAGAAAATATTTATGAAAAAAGAGGAATGAGAAGCTTACTTGATTAG
- a CDS encoding gamma-glutamylcyclotransferase, which yields MDKFFTQKTCDRCGGSLKDGRIMSMYNEDCICLSCKEKERKRSDYKEAVEAEYEEVKKGNYNYKGVKGKAK from the coding sequence ATGGATAAATTTTTTACTCAGAAAACCTGTGATCGATGTGGAGGAAGTTTAAAGGACGGAAGAATAATGTCAATGTATAATGAGGATTGTATTTGCTTAAGCTGCAAGGAAAAGGAAAGGAAACGCAGTGATTATAAAGAAGCTGTAGAAGCTGAATATGAAGAAGTTAAAAAAGGGAATTACAACTACAAGGGTGTAAAAGGAAAAGCAAAATGA
- a CDS encoding site-specific DNA-methyltransferase → MDIQKIAVEKLNPSKYNPRKDLKPGDPEYEKLKKSIETFGYVEPVIWNKRTGSIVGGHQRFKILKERGEKDIECVVVDMDESEEKALNIALNKVSGDWDLPKLADLIGELDNGMFDVSLTGFDAAEIEDLFSKVHDKEIKEDDFDVEEALKEPTVSNQGDVWLLGRHRLICGDSTESKTYEILMEGKKANLVVTDPPYNVAYEGTAGKIQNDNMADKNFYEFLLKFYKCTFEVMTDGAPIYVFHADRETVNFRTAFKDAGFFCHETCVWVKNSPVLGRCDYQYNHEPILYGWKHTAGHKFYGDRKQRTTWNFDRPTKSELHPTMKPLNLIAYPIQNSSLSNCIVLDPFGGSGSTLIACEQTNRICFTIEVAERFADVIAKRYIEQVGTDDEVFLIRNGKKLSYKDIKKSE, encoded by the coding sequence TTGGATATTCAAAAAATAGCTGTTGAGAAATTGAATCCGTCTAAATATAATCCTCGTAAAGATTTAAAACCCGGCGACCCTGAATATGAAAAATTGAAAAAGTCCATTGAGACTTTTGGATATGTAGAACCTGTTATCTGGAATAAAAGAACAGGGAGTATTGTTGGAGGACATCAAAGATTTAAAATCTTAAAAGAGCGGGGTGAAAAGGATATTGAATGTGTTGTTGTGGATATGGATGAATCAGAAGAAAAGGCTTTAAATATTGCTCTAAATAAAGTATCAGGTGATTGGGACTTACCAAAGCTTGCTGATTTAATTGGTGAATTAGACAATGGTATGTTTGATGTCTCACTTACAGGCTTTGATGCTGCGGAGATAGAGGATTTATTTTCTAAGGTTCATGATAAGGAAATTAAGGAAGATGACTTTGATGTTGAAGAGGCCCTAAAAGAGCCAACTGTTTCAAATCAAGGAGATGTGTGGCTTCTTGGGAGGCATAGGCTTATATGTGGTGATAGTACCGAATCTAAAACCTATGAGATTTTAATGGAGGGAAAGAAAGCTAATCTTGTGGTGACAGATCCTCCGTATAATGTTGCCTATGAAGGAACAGCTGGTAAAATTCAAAATGATAATATGGCTGATAAGAATTTTTATGAGTTTTTACTGAAGTTTTATAAATGTACTTTTGAAGTTATGACAGATGGAGCTCCTATTTATGTTTTTCATGCAGATAGAGAAACTGTTAATTTTAGAACAGCTTTTAAGGATGCTGGCTTCTTTTGTCATGAAACCTGTGTTTGGGTGAAAAATTCTCCGGTACTTGGCAGGTGTGATTATCAGTATAATCACGAACCCATACTTTATGGTTGGAAGCATACAGCAGGTCATAAATTCTATGGAGACAGAAAGCAAAGAACCACTTGGAATTTTGATAGGCCTACAAAGTCAGAGCTGCACCCAACTATGAAGCCTTTAAATTTGATAGCCTACCCAATACAAAATTCAAGCCTATCAAATTGTATTGTGCTTGATCCTTTTGGAGGTTCAGGAAGTACGTTAATAGCTTGTGAGCAGACTAATAGGATTTGCTTTACTATAGAGGTTGCTGAAAGATTTGCTGATGTTATAGCAAAAAGATATATAGAGCAAGTAGGTACAGATGATGAAGTGTTTCTTATTAGAAATGGTAAAAAGTTATCCTATAAAGATATCAAAAAAAGTGAATAA
- a CDS encoding DUF6329 domain-containing protein, protein MKALFGRKVANLEELKELTKEAKNDGAKGTAYEVTKKIELNDGEFREFEMDFCKDQPWITKEDGGCNEKGELRCIRVKNTKTKKSILVDSEGYTYPRYTAIEN, encoded by the coding sequence ATGAAAGCATTATTTGGAAGAAAGGTTGCAAATTTAGAGGAACTTAAAGAACTAACAAAAGAAGCTAAGAATGATGGAGCAAAAGGAACAGCCTATGAGGTTACAAAAAAAATTGAACTTAATGATGGAGAGTTTAGAGAATTTGAAATGGATTTTTGCAAAGACCAGCCTTGGATAACAAAAGAAGATGGCGGCTGCAATGAAAAGGGAGAACTAAGATGCATAAGGGTTAAGAATACAAAAACAAAGAAAAGCATTTTAGTAGATTCAGAAGGTTACACCTACCCAAGGTATACAGCGATTGAAAATTAG
- a CDS encoding HNH endonuclease → MPRKPAKPCSYPGCPELTNERYCTKHQKEIESKYNKTSRPFKKLYNSRWYKLRKQFLLKHPLCEECKREGVVTAAEVVDHVISHKGNEQLFWDESNWQSLCKHHHDIKTAKEEGRFGNKNEVYSYPWKKE, encoded by the coding sequence TTGCCAAGAAAACCAGCTAAACCTTGTAGTTACCCGGGTTGTCCTGAACTTACTAATGAAAGGTATTGTACCAAACATCAAAAAGAAATAGAAAGTAAGTACAACAAGACAAGCAGACCTTTTAAGAAACTCTACAACAGCAGGTGGTATAAGTTAAGAAAGCAGTTTCTTTTAAAGCATCCTCTTTGTGAAGAATGTAAAAGAGAAGGAGTAGTTACTGCTGCAGAAGTAGTTGACCACGTTATATCTCACAAAGGCAATGAACAACTCTTTTGGGATGAAAGCAATTGGCAATCTCTATGTAAGCATCATCATGATATAAAGACTGCAAAGGAAGAGGGTAGATTTGGAAACAAGAATGAAGTTTATTCTTATCCATGGAAGAAGGAGTGA
- a CDS encoding VRR-NUC domain-containing protein translates to MREKEIEQKLVSAVKMMGGICPKFTSPGFDGMPDRLVLLPKGKFAFVELKAKGKKMRPLQVKRKRQLEQLGFLVYCIDDASQIGGILSEIQSS, encoded by the coding sequence TTGAGAGAAAAAGAAATAGAGCAGAAATTGGTATCAGCAGTAAAAATGATGGGTGGCATTTGTCCGAAGTTCACATCTCCGGGATTTGATGGTATGCCAGACCGATTGGTGCTTTTACCAAAGGGCAAGTTCGCCTTTGTTGAATTAAAAGCAAAAGGTAAGAAAATGAGACCACTGCAAGTAAAGAGAAAAAGACAGCTGGAACAGTTAGGATTTTTGGTTTACTGCATAGATGATGCCAGTCAGATTGGAGGAATTTTAAGTGAAATACAATCCTCATGA
- a CDS encoding head maturation protease, ClpP-related, whose translation MIILSFWNFKNSEENEEEIELRIDGDIAMDDDFWSMLFGIENVTPKGFMAELSKYKGKDINVWINSYGGDVYAASRIYTALKEHKEKVKVKIDGVAISAASVIAMAGDEILMSPTSICMVHNPWGNFQGEAKDLRHGADVLDEVKETIINAYQLKTGKSRAKISQMMDEETWMSAKKAVSEGFVDGILYSESEGETAQNSFMFSRLRVQNSVNDSTRKFIEQYNKRFKELKQDGEANKIKLLKARLALECEL comes from the coding sequence GTGATTATATTGTCATTTTGGAATTTTAAAAACAGTGAAGAAAACGAGGAGGAAATAGAACTTAGAATTGATGGAGATATTGCCATGGATGATGATTTCTGGTCCATGTTATTTGGAATAGAGAATGTAACACCAAAAGGTTTTATGGCAGAACTCAGCAAGTATAAGGGCAAGGACATAAATGTGTGGATTAATTCTTATGGCGGCGATGTGTATGCAGCTTCCAGAATTTATACGGCTCTTAAAGAACATAAAGAAAAAGTAAAGGTAAAAATAGATGGTGTTGCAATATCAGCGGCTTCCGTAATTGCTATGGCAGGGGATGAAATTTTAATGTCACCTACTTCAATCTGCATGGTTCACAACCCTTGGGGAAACTTTCAAGGTGAAGCTAAGGATTTAAGGCATGGTGCAGATGTACTTGATGAAGTAAAGGAAACTATAATTAATGCCTACCAGCTTAAAACAGGAAAATCAAGGGCAAAAATATCACAGATGATGGATGAGGAAACCTGGATGAGTGCTAAAAAAGCAGTTAGTGAAGGTTTTGTAGATGGAATTCTTTATTCTGAAAGTGAAGGGGAAACTGCACAAAATTCTTTTATGTTCAGTAGGCTTAGGGTACAAAATAGTGTAAATGACAGCACTAGAAAATTTATAGAGCAGTATAATAAAAGATTTAAGGAATTAAAACAAGATGGAGAAGCCAATAAAATTAAATTACTAAAAGCAAGACTCGCCTTAGAGTGTGAACTTTAA
- a CDS encoding phage terminase small subunit P27 family: MAQRGRKPKPTALKVLEGNPGKRPLNVNEPKPEKKAPKCPTWLEPEAKKEWRRMSRSLEAIGILTKVDAASFAGYCQSYARWKEAEEFLTKHGTIFKTPSGYIQQVPQVSIAQTYLKIMKDFCSEFGLTPASRTRINVDKDSNDCLDPMEMMLMGEMK; the protein is encoded by the coding sequence ATGGCACAGAGGGGAAGAAAACCAAAGCCAACAGCTCTAAAAGTTCTTGAAGGAAATCCTGGAAAAAGACCCTTAAATGTAAATGAACCAAAGCCTGAAAAGAAGGCACCTAAATGTCCCACATGGCTTGAACCGGAGGCTAAAAAAGAATGGAGAAGGATGAGCAGGTCACTTGAAGCTATAGGTATCTTAACAAAAGTAGATGCGGCATCCTTTGCAGGATACTGTCAGTCTTATGCAAGGTGGAAGGAAGCAGAAGAATTTTTAACAAAACACGGCACTATTTTTAAAACTCCATCCGGGTATATCCAGCAGGTGCCGCAGGTTTCCATTGCCCAGACTTACCTTAAGATTATGAAAGATTTTTGCTCCGAGTTTGGACTTACACCTGCTTCAAGGACGAGGATAAATGTAGATAAAGATTCCAATGATTGTTTAGACCCTATGGAAATGATGCTGATGGGGGAGATGAAATAG
- a CDS encoding SNF2-related protein, which produces MKYNPHDYQRFVTKFILENPIAAVLLDMGLGKSVITLTAIFDLCLDSFEVSKVLVIAPLRVARDTWPAEIKKWNHLKGLTYSVAIGSGIQRKSALMQKANIYLINRENVDWLINESGLTFDYDMVVIDELSSFKSYQAKRFKSLLKVRPKVKRIVGLTGTPSSNGLMDLWAEFRLLDMGKRLGRFITHYRSNFFDPDKRNQHIVFSYKPKVGVEDAIYRLISDITISMKSTDYLKMPECVINEVGVTLSEKEQKAYNSLKQDLVLSLKGEGIDAVNAAALSNKLCQMANGAVYSEDKRVFEIHDKKLDALEDLIESANGKPVLVAYWFKHDLERIEKRFKVREIKTSADITDWNNGEIEVAVIHPASAGHGLNLQAGGSTLIWFGLTWSLELYQQTNARLWRQGQNETVVIHHIITKGTIDEDVMKALKRKGKVQSDLIDAVKAKLKGDKNYE; this is translated from the coding sequence GTGAAATACAATCCTCATGATTATCAAAGATTTGTAACTAAATTCATATTAGAAAATCCTATCGCAGCAGTACTACTTGATATGGGTTTAGGTAAAAGTGTAATAACACTTACTGCAATATTTGATCTTTGCCTTGATAGCTTTGAAGTTTCAAAGGTCTTAGTTATTGCACCACTTAGAGTTGCCAGAGATACATGGCCTGCGGAAATAAAAAAGTGGAACCACCTTAAAGGGCTTACTTACTCAGTTGCTATCGGCAGTGGAATACAGCGAAAATCAGCACTTATGCAAAAAGCAAATATATATCTTATCAATCGTGAAAATGTAGACTGGCTGATAAATGAAAGTGGTCTGACTTTTGACTACGATATGGTTGTAATTGATGAATTATCGTCATTTAAGTCTTATCAGGCAAAAAGATTTAAAAGTTTATTGAAAGTAAGACCTAAAGTAAAACGTATTGTTGGACTGACAGGAACTCCAAGCAGTAACGGCTTAATGGACTTATGGGCAGAGTTTAGACTTCTTGATATGGGAAAAAGGCTGGGTAGATTTATAACCCACTATCGAAGCAATTTCTTTGACCCAGATAAGAGAAATCAACATATTGTGTTTAGCTATAAACCCAAAGTTGGTGTAGAAGATGCAATTTATCGCCTTATTTCGGATATTACCATTTCTATGAAAAGCACAGATTATTTAAAAATGCCGGAATGTGTTATAAATGAGGTTGGTGTAACACTTTCAGAAAAAGAACAAAAAGCCTATAACAGCTTAAAGCAAGATTTAGTGCTATCGCTTAAAGGTGAAGGAATAGATGCAGTGAATGCTGCAGCCTTATCAAATAAACTTTGTCAAATGGCAAATGGTGCTGTGTACAGTGAGGACAAGCGAGTATTTGAAATACATGATAAAAAGCTAGATGCATTAGAAGATTTAATAGAATCAGCAAATGGAAAACCTGTGCTTGTGGCTTACTGGTTTAAACATGATTTAGAAAGAATTGAAAAGAGATTTAAAGTTCGTGAAATAAAAACTTCAGCAGATATAACGGATTGGAACAATGGAGAAATAGAAGTAGCAGTAATTCATCCAGCATCAGCAGGACATGGACTTAATTTGCAAGCTGGTGGTTCAACTTTGATATGGTTTGGGCTTACTTGGAGTTTGGAATTATACCAACAAACCAATGCAAGATTGTGGAGACAAGGTCAAAATGAAACAGTAGTTATTCATCACATTATTACTAAAGGAACAATTGATGAAGATGTGATGAAAGCTTTAAAGCGAAAAGGAAAAGTGCAGTCAGATTTAATAGATGCAGTAAAGGCTAAGCTAAAGGGGGATAAAAATTATGAATGA
- a CDS encoding phage major capsid protein: MSEKMKELLAQLTNLETESKNLINKQDATAEEITTKLSEIKAHKAKIEAQKEIDTLEEERQKQSQIPVNEPIYAKPKDPSEKKWKGGMGEFLQAVATASSPGGRMDNRLVYQNSATGLNESVTSEGGFMLDNDFIQGLFDAMMAESQVANRIRMIPIGANTNRLRALGIDETSRANGSRWGGVQAYWIAEAETVTQSKPKFREIDMALQKLLALCYVTDDLLQDATALEAIVKQAYADEMSFKIDDAIINGTGVGMPLGILNSGALVSVAKESGQSAGTIKYENILKMWSSMPARLRANAVWYINQEIEPQLYTMALNIGTGGAPVFLPSGGASASQYSTLLNRPIIPIEQCSVLGKKGDIILADPTQYIGIDKKAPTSDVSIHVRFLYDEQVFRFIYKFNGAPYRNKPITPYKGANSLSPFVTLADR; encoded by the coding sequence ATGTCAGAGAAAATGAAAGAATTATTAGCACAGCTAACAAATTTAGAAACAGAATCTAAGAACCTCATAAATAAACAGGATGCAACAGCTGAGGAAATCACTACGAAGCTTTCTGAAATTAAAGCACATAAAGCTAAGATTGAAGCACAAAAAGAAATTGATACATTGGAAGAAGAAAGACAAAAGCAGTCACAAATACCTGTAAATGAGCCAATATATGCAAAGCCTAAAGACCCTAGTGAGAAAAAATGGAAGGGAGGTATGGGAGAATTTCTTCAGGCTGTGGCAACTGCATCTTCACCCGGTGGAAGAATGGATAACAGACTTGTATACCAGAATTCAGCCACAGGTTTAAATGAAAGTGTAACTTCTGAAGGTGGCTTTATGCTGGATAATGATTTTATACAGGGGTTATTTGATGCAATGATGGCAGAAAGTCAGGTGGCAAATAGGATAAGGATGATTCCTATAGGTGCAAATACAAACAGACTAAGGGCACTTGGCATTGATGAAACCAGTAGGGCTAACGGAAGCAGGTGGGGCGGAGTCCAGGCTTACTGGATAGCCGAGGCTGAAACTGTTACACAGTCCAAACCAAAGTTTAGAGAAATTGATATGGCACTGCAGAAACTGCTGGCACTTTGTTATGTTACAGATGACCTGCTTCAAGATGCTACAGCTCTTGAGGCAATAGTAAAGCAGGCCTATGCAGATGAGATGTCTTTTAAAATAGATGATGCCATAATAAATGGAACTGGTGTTGGAATGCCCCTTGGAATATTAAATTCAGGTGCACTTGTTTCGGTTGCAAAAGAATCCGGTCAGTCTGCAGGTACTATAAAATATGAAAACATACTTAAAATGTGGAGCAGTATGCCTGCAAGACTCAGGGCAAATGCGGTATGGTATATTAATCAGGAAATTGAACCCCAGCTTTACACCATGGCTCTAAATATTGGAACTGGTGGGGCACCTGTATTTTTACCTTCCGGCGGAGCTTCAGCTTCACAATACAGCACCCTTTTAAACAGACCAATAATTCCAATAGAGCAGTGCTCTGTGCTGGGTAAAAAAGGAGACATCATACTTGCAGACCCGACCCAGTATATTGGAATAGATAAAAAAGCACCAACATCAGATGTATCAATACATGTAAGGTTTCTCTATGATGAACAGGTGTTTAGATTTATTTATAAATTCAATGGTGCTCCATATAGAAATAAGCCAATTACACCTTATAAAGGCGCAAATTCTTTAAGTCCATTTGTGACTTTGGCTGATAGATAA